From Streptomyces sp. NBC_00683, one genomic window encodes:
- a CDS encoding MFS transporter: MRVAPPDEVRRARIATSAIFLVVGSVFGGWVSRVPDIKAHVHADSGPFGLALLGIAVGAVAARPFAAVFVARYGSLTVTRLTAVFCCASLIAPSLAVDAVTLGCALALMGAALGSVDIAMNAHAVAVERLYGRPVMSSFHGLYSIGGLLGALAGGGAAVSGLSPSAHFTTAAVLTGGTALLVSTWLLPSPPDDPSAGHRRRKGLTLPRADRLPLILLGIIGFCSLAAEGAVGDWGSIYLHEDLGSSVGQASLGFVVYSLAMVAGRLLGGRVLEHWGEWRVITWMTALAGTGFLLALLAAHTLAALAGFLVMGLGLSLVLPVVLSRAGELGRGSEGLGIAVVSSISGMGPIVVPPVIGFLAEGVGLPASLGTLSALALVAVVLMQVVRRLAPAPPHQHDSPVSDARPEGPAVSSLIPVDPVVLSTAVVTTLAVEFDPQAREASIFYWERSLPHRRAVVEAAERIQDTAVSGLVRALRDAPADPAVHRSLRERLAELSRAGGEPGIDDLFTHAWRAESNSRLGYHLGPGYDGSRPGGDITAEGLSGRPGGAVAGGGDAEILVVVPFRDRGTGRRLRNLLACLMSLRDQSAPRASYRVMVVETDETPRSRAVITPYIDHYLFAHKTGHFNKSWAVNVGVVNAPFRPEAVCILDADVLADRDFIARNAERFRHSGTMGHLSYRDMWCLDEASTSRAITERLWEGAPEADAGHLRAFVLRRPPGCCVWVRTSAFHRIGGMDERFEGWGGEDNDFAYRMDTHSAFDHYDDPLLHMYHPSSAVLREDGELLNAHIPALTWKASSAIGDLNRFAAPKDAGPVADAEEQPAGTPAG, from the coding sequence TTGAGGGTCGCCCCGCCGGACGAGGTGCGAAGAGCCCGGATCGCGACCTCCGCCATCTTCCTGGTGGTCGGCAGCGTGTTCGGCGGGTGGGTGTCACGGGTCCCCGACATCAAGGCGCACGTACATGCGGACAGCGGGCCGTTCGGTCTGGCCCTGCTGGGGATCGCCGTGGGCGCGGTGGCCGCCCGTCCGTTCGCCGCGGTGTTCGTGGCCCGCTACGGCAGTCTGACCGTCACCCGGCTGACCGCCGTGTTCTGCTGCGCCTCGCTGATCGCGCCGTCGCTCGCCGTCGACGCGGTGACGCTGGGATGCGCGCTGGCCCTGATGGGGGCGGCCCTCGGCTCCGTGGACATCGCCATGAACGCCCACGCCGTGGCGGTGGAACGGCTGTACGGACGACCGGTGATGTCGTCCTTCCACGGTCTGTACAGCATCGGCGGACTACTCGGGGCGCTGGCGGGGGGCGGTGCGGCAGTTTCGGGACTGTCGCCGTCGGCCCACTTCACCACGGCCGCCGTGCTCACCGGCGGCACGGCCCTGCTCGTCTCCACGTGGCTGCTGCCTTCCCCGCCCGACGATCCCTCGGCCGGGCACCGCCGCCGGAAGGGCCTCACCCTGCCCCGCGCGGACCGCCTTCCCCTGATCCTGCTCGGGATCATCGGCTTCTGCAGCCTGGCGGCGGAGGGGGCCGTGGGCGACTGGGGATCGATCTACCTGCACGAGGACCTCGGTTCGTCCGTCGGGCAGGCTTCCCTCGGCTTCGTGGTCTACTCGCTGGCCATGGTGGCGGGCCGACTGCTCGGGGGCCGTGTGCTGGAGCACTGGGGCGAGTGGCGGGTCATCACCTGGATGACCGCCCTCGCGGGGACCGGTTTCCTGCTGGCTCTGCTGGCCGCGCACACCCTGGCCGCCCTGGCCGGTTTCCTGGTCATGGGCTTGGGCCTGTCGCTGGTCCTGCCCGTGGTCCTCTCCAGGGCCGGCGAACTGGGCCGTGGCAGCGAGGGACTGGGCATCGCGGTGGTCTCCAGCATCAGTGGCATGGGCCCCATCGTGGTGCCGCCGGTGATCGGGTTCCTCGCCGAAGGGGTCGGCCTGCCCGCCTCGCTGGGCACCCTCAGTGCGCTCGCCCTCGTCGCAGTCGTCCTCATGCAGGTCGTCCGGCGCCTCGCTCCGGCGCCCCCTCATCAGCACGACAGTCCCGTATCCGACGCCCGACCCGAAGGACCCGCAGTGTCTTCTCTGATCCCCGTCGACCCCGTCGTCCTGTCAACCGCCGTGGTCACCACACTCGCGGTGGAATTCGATCCGCAGGCCCGTGAGGCCAGCATCTTCTACTGGGAACGCAGCCTGCCGCACCGCCGGGCCGTCGTCGAAGCGGCCGAGCGGATCCAGGACACCGCCGTCAGCGGCCTCGTCCGCGCACTGAGGGACGCACCGGCCGATCCGGCCGTGCACCGCTCCCTGCGCGAACGGCTTGCCGAACTCTCGCGGGCGGGCGGTGAGCCGGGCATCGACGACCTCTTCACGCACGCCTGGCGGGCGGAGTCCAATTCCCGCCTGGGGTATCACCTGGGCCCGGGCTACGACGGATCGCGTCCCGGCGGCGACATCACCGCCGAAGGGCTCAGCGGCCGCCCCGGCGGTGCCGTCGCCGGCGGAGGCGATGCGGAAATCCTCGTCGTCGTGCCCTTCCGCGACCGGGGGACGGGCCGGCGGCTGCGCAATCTGCTGGCCTGTCTGATGTCCCTGCGGGACCAGTCCGCGCCCAGGGCGTCCTACCGGGTGATGGTGGTGGAGACCGACGAGACCCCGCGCAGCCGCGCCGTCATCACCCCGTACATCGATCACTATCTGTTCGCGCACAAGACCGGCCACTTCAACAAGTCCTGGGCGGTCAACGTCGGGGTGGTGAACGCGCCGTTCCGCCCCGAGGCCGTCTGCATCCTGGACGCGGATGTCCTGGCCGACCGCGACTTCATCGCGCGTAACGCGGAGCGCTTCCGGCACAGCGGCACGATGGGCCACCTCAGTTACCGGGACATGTGGTGCCTCGACGAGGCCTCGACCTCCCGCGCCATCACCGAGCGACTGTGGGAAGGGGCCCCGGAGGCGGACGCCGGTCACCTGCGCGCGTTCGTCCTGCGGCGGCCGCCCGGCTGCTGCGTCTGGGTGCGCACGAGCGCCTTCCACCGTATCGGGGGCATGGACGAACGCTTCGAGGGCTGGGGCGGCGAGGACAACGACTTCGCCTACCGGATGGACACGCACTCGGCGTTCGACCACTACGACGATCCGCTCCTGCACATGTACCACCCCTCCTCGGCCGTGCTGCGCGAGGACGGCGAACTCCTCAACGCCCATATCCCCGCGCTCACCTGGAAGGCGTCGTCGGCCATCGGCGACCTGAATCGCTTCGCCGCGCCGAAGGACGCCGGACCGGTCGCCGACGCGGAGGAACAGCCGGCCGGGACCCCCGCCGGCTGA
- a CDS encoding ROK family protein, with product MTAESITVGGPQVHVVADLGGTTLRIGRVTGGSSRVEDVRRIATEGLGRYGTLSAQALQDRVMEQLGAELAAYLESPSGAGASAVGVSFAGPMSRDGVVLAGPTLWGGDAEPLPVARLLTQRLGLPVLAANDITAAAWRYAAVEAAPFCLITVSSGIGSKVFRHGEVLIDEAGHGGEIGHWRVDPSDSAPPCECGGRGHLGAIASGRGVLLGARRAAAEDPGGFARSVLAGPAGNRPEGVTNEALAAAIREGDPFATAVLRTALVPLASAVNCIFTAIGIRRYLFIGGFAIAVGQRFLTLLGDELTRLGCFGLSDSETRDMLALGAADDDHCLIGIGQMLARTLPASEVTGAHTHRR from the coding sequence ATGACGGCAGAGAGCATCACGGTGGGCGGTCCTCAGGTCCATGTCGTGGCGGACCTCGGCGGGACGACGCTGCGGATCGGCCGCGTCACCGGGGGCAGCTCCCGGGTGGAGGACGTCCGCCGGATCGCCACCGAAGGGCTGGGGCGTTACGGGACGTTGTCGGCGCAGGCCCTGCAGGACCGGGTCATGGAGCAACTGGGAGCCGAGCTGGCGGCGTACCTCGAATCGCCTTCCGGAGCCGGTGCGAGCGCGGTGGGGGTCTCGTTCGCGGGGCCGATGAGCCGCGACGGAGTCGTGCTCGCGGGCCCCACGCTGTGGGGCGGCGACGCGGAGCCGCTGCCGGTCGCGCGCCTGCTGACACAGCGTCTGGGTCTGCCGGTCCTGGCCGCGAACGACATCACCGCGGCCGCGTGGCGGTACGCGGCCGTCGAAGCTGCGCCGTTCTGCCTCATCACGGTCAGTTCGGGCATCGGCAGCAAGGTGTTCCGCCACGGGGAGGTCCTGATCGACGAGGCCGGCCACGGTGGCGAGATAGGCCACTGGCGCGTCGACCCGAGCGACAGCGCCCCGCCGTGCGAGTGCGGCGGTCGGGGCCACCTGGGGGCGATCGCGTCCGGGCGCGGCGTCCTGCTGGGGGCGCGCCGGGCAGCGGCCGAGGATCCCGGCGGGTTCGCCCGCTCGGTGCTCGCCGGGCCTGCGGGGAACCGGCCCGAGGGTGTGACGAACGAGGCGCTCGCCGCGGCGATCCGGGAGGGCGACCCCTTCGCGACCGCGGTCCTGCGTACCGCACTCGTCCCGCTCGCATCCGCGGTCAACTGCATCTTCACCGCGATCGGCATCCGCAGGTACCTGTTCATCGGAGGCTTCGCCATCGCGGTGGGGCAGCGTTTCCTGACCTTGCTGGGGGACGAGCTGACGAGACTCGGATGCTTCGGGCTCAGCGACAGCGAGACACGGGACATGCTCGCCCTCGGCGCCGCGGACGACGACCACTGCCTGATCGGGATCGGGCAGATGCTGGCCCGGACCCTCCCCGCATCGGAGGTGACGGGTGCGCACACTCATCGTCGGTAG
- a CDS encoding VOC family protein: protein MAETGSGDGTRADGAAVGKEPAVPGARRVDHMALTVPDLDSAVDFAVRALGGELVYRLPPLAHDDDWMREHLDTHPRASTEIALVRLGPTTNLELFAYRSPDHRATPPRPHDVGSTRLALRVDDVDAASAALRERAGSLPLGPVRTVPEGLPDAGVRWVLLSTPWGQPVELRSVPDPLPYEKDTSARRFGPCPVWSNRDDGVTAPSALPGARNLDHLAYTVADLDEAETFFVDVLGAEPLYRRTVALDDPELAAALGVPPGGRLDQAALRMGPTDTIELHCYRDASGGRRRPPRNSDVGGSHLALYVDDVDAAASYLGSRPGCTVLAEPETIEEGPLAGDRWVYVRTGLGLYIEMVRMPDGSLPYELATEARRRATGRARWWDR from the coding sequence GTGGCAGAGACGGGTTCGGGCGACGGTACGCGGGCGGACGGCGCCGCGGTGGGTAAGGAGCCCGCGGTGCCCGGTGCGCGCCGCGTCGACCACATGGCACTGACCGTGCCGGATCTGGACAGCGCGGTCGACTTCGCGGTCCGGGCACTGGGCGGTGAGCTCGTCTACCGGCTTCCCCCGCTGGCCCATGACGACGACTGGATGCGCGAACACCTCGACACCCACCCCAGGGCCAGTACGGAGATCGCGCTGGTACGGCTGGGGCCGACGACCAACCTGGAGCTGTTCGCCTACCGGTCGCCCGACCACCGGGCGACCCCACCGCGCCCCCACGATGTCGGCAGCACCCGTCTCGCCCTGCGGGTCGACGACGTCGACGCGGCGTCAGCGGCACTGCGGGAGCGGGCCGGCTCGCTGCCCCTGGGCCCCGTACGCACCGTCCCCGAGGGGCTCCCCGACGCGGGCGTCCGGTGGGTTCTGCTGAGCACTCCTTGGGGCCAGCCGGTCGAGCTGCGCTCCGTCCCGGACCCGCTGCCGTACGAGAAGGACACCTCGGCACGCCGGTTCGGCCCCTGCCCGGTCTGGAGCAACCGCGACGACGGCGTGACCGCCCCGTCCGCCCTTCCCGGTGCCCGCAACCTCGACCATCTCGCGTACACCGTCGCCGACCTGGACGAGGCCGAGACGTTCTTCGTCGACGTCCTCGGCGCGGAACCGCTGTACCGCCGCACGGTCGCACTCGACGACCCCGAGCTGGCGGCGGCCCTGGGCGTGCCGCCCGGAGGCCGCCTGGACCAGGCGGCGCTGCGCATGGGGCCGACCGACACCATCGAGCTCCACTGCTACCGGGACGCCTCCGGCGGGCGGCGCCGTCCGCCGCGCAACAGCGACGTGGGGGGCAGCCACCTCGCCCTGTATGTCGACGACGTCGACGCCGCCGCCTCCTACCTGGGCAGCCGACCCGGCTGCACGGTGCTGGCAGAACCCGAGACCATCGAGGAGGGCCCCCTGGCCGGGGACCGGTGGGTGTACGTACGCACCGGGCTCGGCCTGTACATCGAGATGGTGCGCATGCCCGACGGTTCGCTGCCCTACGAGCTCGCCACCGAGGCACGGCGCCGGGCGACCGGCAGAGCCCGGTGGTGGGACCGTTGA
- a CDS encoding peptidase inhibitor family I36 protein — MKATGTDGRKKRYLSTLTVAASMVTLVGLAAAPASASAADCEFSKTLCLYSGENFTGERITLSSLVPGGTCINLDESGWVVPARSAINTHTTSAALFADEDCTGGPNQVSGSSSRASLGDFVTLSVWVAG; from the coding sequence GTGAAGGCCACCGGGACCGACGGCCGCAAGAAGCGGTACCTGAGCACCCTCACGGTGGCGGCCTCGATGGTCACCCTGGTGGGACTGGCCGCGGCACCCGCCTCCGCGAGTGCGGCGGACTGTGAGTTCAGCAAGACCCTCTGTCTGTATTCGGGCGAGAACTTCACGGGGGAGAGGATCACCCTCAGCTCCCTGGTCCCTGGGGGGACCTGCATAAATCTGGACGAGTCCGGATGGGTCGTCCCGGCGCGATCGGCCATCAACACCCACACCACGAGCGCCGCGCTGTTCGCCGACGAGGACTGCACCGGTGGACCGAACCAGGTGTCGGGCAGTTCGAGTCGTGCCAGCCTCGGCGACTTCGTGACGCTCAGCGTCTGGGTGGCCGGCTGA
- a CDS encoding glycosyltransferase, whose protein sequence is MRITECHFEFSGFDDHLVKAGTSVYLWNLARQFRDAGHQVGAVTAAHGLLPVLREKHEVVDLDWRIEDDVPIALDPSQWPGFPEVLTLHISARAHRITVDGIDIVLLSSELLDQYPESFYPPQELRGKDPAALKPLVFQVVAARYVRDRIPADTVIHLHEPFYHYLLPGLLAGHGFHVVSTVQTNMAVNTKVYGPEVRGVLAHLGSDTSVADGLADPPLDSYLDRAMRGFLPQTLLYQDYPERPGHDYITMLGLVIRSVEAMDFLSEGQLDHALTQAETPFEQLFQQLTVRRELRSRTDQLVVGGCAIGDEWLDVPRTDERRERTLTGLGLDPALPTIYHNARYSVQHKGQKELFRGIRRLLDGGDRCNVLLHCLAPSPPNDEDLDALARDYPELVRAVTGPMGNPELKDWAAASDFCVFPSKFEMDTFLMAMGEAMACGSIPVATAQRGMRHFLHRTDPVAEYATGLALPRSFRVDDDLLTEAVHLGLVRMLRLWKNDPDRIATLRARATEVGRSFTWQAAAGRFLAVFAACLAGTRPADATPAVRAVVEREEQDGTGAQFDAAQGSAHRVADGVEVRWRGKNTSRVEIVPAQPGADAVALKADADEFSGRVPSAPAGTLAVLVTDRDGRSVWGELPVRTDAPAP, encoded by the coding sequence TTGCGCATCACAGAGTGTCACTTCGAGTTCAGTGGATTCGACGACCATCTCGTCAAGGCCGGCACATCCGTCTACCTCTGGAATCTCGCCCGGCAGTTCAGGGACGCGGGGCACCAGGTCGGGGCCGTGACCGCTGCGCACGGACTGCTCCCCGTCCTCCGTGAGAAGCACGAAGTCGTCGATCTGGACTGGCGGATCGAAGACGATGTCCCGATCGCACTGGATCCGTCGCAGTGGCCGGGCTTCCCCGAAGTGCTGACGCTGCACATCTCGGCCCGCGCTCACCGGATCACCGTGGACGGCATCGACATCGTTCTGCTGAGCAGCGAGCTGCTCGACCAGTACCCCGAATCCTTCTACCCGCCCCAGGAACTCCGGGGCAAGGACCCCGCGGCCCTCAAACCGCTCGTGTTCCAGGTGGTGGCGGCCCGCTACGTCAGGGACCGAATACCCGCCGACACGGTCATCCACCTGCACGAACCCTTCTACCACTACCTCCTGCCCGGCCTTTTGGCCGGTCACGGCTTCCACGTCGTATCCACCGTGCAGACCAACATGGCGGTCAATACCAAGGTCTACGGCCCAGAAGTCCGCGGCGTCCTCGCCCACCTGGGATCCGACACCTCGGTGGCCGACGGCCTCGCCGATCCGCCCCTGGACTCGTATCTGGACCGGGCGATGCGGGGATTCCTTCCGCAGACACTTCTGTACCAGGACTATCCGGAGCGGCCCGGCCACGACTACATCACCATGCTGGGCCTGGTGATCCGCTCCGTCGAAGCGATGGACTTCCTGTCCGAGGGGCAGCTGGACCACGCCCTGACCCAGGCGGAGACACCCTTCGAGCAACTGTTCCAGCAGCTGACCGTCCGGCGGGAACTCAGGTCGCGGACCGACCAGTTGGTCGTCGGGGGCTGCGCCATAGGGGACGAGTGGCTGGACGTGCCGCGCACCGACGAGCGCCGCGAGCGGACCCTCACCGGTCTGGGGCTCGATCCGGCGCTGCCGACGATCTACCACAACGCGCGCTATTCGGTGCAGCACAAAGGGCAGAAGGAGCTGTTCCGGGGAATCCGCCGGCTTCTGGACGGGGGAGACCGCTGCAACGTGCTGCTCCACTGCCTCGCCCCCAGCCCCCCGAACGACGAGGACCTGGACGCACTCGCGCGTGACTACCCGGAGCTGGTCCGCGCCGTCACCGGCCCCATGGGGAACCCCGAACTGAAGGACTGGGCCGCCGCGAGCGATTTCTGCGTCTTCCCGTCCAAGTTCGAGATGGACACCTTCCTGATGGCCATGGGGGAGGCGATGGCCTGCGGCTCCATCCCGGTCGCGACCGCGCAGCGGGGCATGCGTCACTTCCTCCACCGGACCGATCCGGTCGCCGAGTACGCCACCGGGCTGGCCCTGCCACGCTCCTTCCGGGTGGACGACGACCTGCTCACCGAGGCCGTTCACCTGGGGCTCGTACGCATGCTCAGGCTGTGGAAAAACGATCCGGACCGCATCGCCACCCTGCGGGCCCGAGCGACAGAGGTGGGCCGGAGCTTCACCTGGCAGGCGGCGGCCGGACGTTTCCTGGCGGTGTTCGCCGCATGCCTCGCGGGTACCCGGCCCGCCGATGCCACCCCGGCCGTCCGCGCGGTTGTCGAGAGGGAGGAACAGGACGGTACCGGCGCGCAGTTCGACGCCGCCCAGGGATCCGCCCACCGCGTCGCGGACGGCGTCGAGGTGCGGTGGCGCGGGAAGAACACCAGCCGTGTCGAGATCGTGCCGGCCCAGCCGGGCGCCGACGCCGTAGCGCTGAAGGCGGACGCCGACGAGTTCTCCGGCCGGGTGCCGTCCGCCCCCGCCGGGACGCTGGCGGTGCTGGTCACGGACCGGGACGGAAGGTCGGTCTGGGGAGAACTACCCGTGCGGACCGACGCCCCCGCCCCCTGA
- a CDS encoding MFS transporter: MNPKPETRGSLVRGRVATSLLFLLFGTALGCWTSRIPAIKSDLGLSDGLLGLALLAFAVGAIAGMMGLGRLVDRWGSTRVMVPTALLEGLLLIPPAFMPTLVTLMAALFLFGLVHGTLNIAMNANGIEVQRAWGRPIVSSFHAVYSIGGFLGAAIGGLFAHQDVSPEVTFAAVGAGVVLLAVWAAVWALPQDVPATPPGPAAGTGGGGVSRSFYLLFLGALAMCTLVGEGTAADWSAVYLHESLGSTPAFATAAFAAFSVTMTIGRLLGDRLAERFGPVQLVRGCGVLASVGMTAALLIGHPVAGVIGFACLGAGMSCIAPQVYSAAGQRDPARAGAALSLVVSLGYVGFLIGPLVIGGVSTFTGLPVALGIPALLILFVVLGAAALRPPGPTAPAPVEEKPHRDADRSGLASGSGN; encoded by the coding sequence GTGAACCCGAAGCCGGAAACACGTGGCTCACTGGTGCGAGGGCGTGTTGCCACGTCCTTGCTGTTCCTGCTGTTCGGCACAGCTCTCGGCTGCTGGACGAGTCGTATCCCCGCGATCAAGAGCGACCTCGGACTGAGTGACGGACTGCTCGGCCTCGCCCTGCTGGCCTTCGCCGTGGGCGCCATCGCCGGAATGATGGGCCTGGGAAGACTCGTCGACCGATGGGGGAGCACGCGGGTCATGGTGCCGACGGCCCTCCTCGAAGGGCTGCTGCTCATCCCTCCCGCATTCATGCCGACGCTGGTCACCCTCATGGCGGCGCTCTTTCTCTTCGGCCTCGTCCACGGCACGCTGAACATCGCGATGAACGCGAACGGGATCGAGGTCCAGCGCGCCTGGGGCCGCCCGATCGTGTCGTCGTTCCACGCCGTCTACAGCATCGGCGGCTTCCTGGGTGCCGCGATCGGCGGGCTCTTCGCCCATCAGGACGTGAGCCCGGAGGTCACCTTCGCCGCCGTGGGTGCCGGTGTGGTGCTGCTCGCCGTGTGGGCCGCTGTGTGGGCCCTGCCGCAGGACGTACCGGCGACACCGCCAGGGCCTGCGGCCGGGACCGGTGGCGGGGGCGTCTCACGCTCGTTCTACCTCCTGTTCCTCGGCGCGCTGGCCATGTGCACGCTGGTGGGGGAGGGCACCGCTGCGGACTGGAGCGCCGTCTACCTGCACGAGAGCCTCGGCAGCACACCGGCGTTCGCCACAGCCGCGTTCGCGGCGTTCTCCGTCACCATGACGATCGGGCGGCTGCTCGGCGACCGGCTCGCCGAGCGGTTCGGGCCCGTGCAACTCGTCCGCGGCTGCGGAGTGCTGGCCTCGGTGGGCATGACCGCTGCCCTGCTCATCGGCCACCCGGTCGCCGGCGTCATCGGGTTCGCGTGCCTGGGCGCGGGGATGTCCTGCATCGCTCCGCAGGTCTACTCGGCCGCGGGGCAGCGCGATCCCGCACGTGCCGGCGCCGCGCTGTCCCTCGTCGTCAGCCTCGGGTACGTCGGCTTCCTCATCGGCCCCCTGGTGATCGGCGGCGTCAGCACCTTCACGGGACTCCCCGTGGCCCTGGGCATTCCCGCGCTCCTGATCCTGTTCGTGGTGCTCGGCGCGGCCGCCCTGCGTCCCCCCGGGCCGACTGCTCCGGCACCCGTCGAGGAGAAGCCGCACCGCGATGCCGACCGCTCGGGACTGGCCTCGGGAAGCGGCAACTGA
- a CDS encoding isopenicillin N synthase family dioxygenase, with the protein MVSSVPVLDLDEWSKAGRKRRAEIAEELDAALRRTGLFLLRGHGVPEELTRRMRLEGRAFFGLPTETKGRYAVSRPYDNGYRGLGALEVGAIDGNPGTPDLHEAYHVGPSHRTGEEAFDTLYYPENKWPAELPELRDVALEYTEHMTRISLEVLEVLAAVLGLPRDHFTGQSTRATWTQNVNWYPSLRTVGSVREGQMRVGPHTDFGTLSLLDRQQGVGGLEVWNEEDGWFAPPFEAGTLVVNLGDLMNLWSDGRWRSLRHRVLAPSDKAPDEELVSLVYFFEADPDAEIVPLAAPVGGGERMSPVIAGESILEKVGVTLNLPG; encoded by the coding sequence ATGGTGAGCAGCGTCCCCGTTCTGGACCTGGACGAGTGGAGCAAGGCGGGCCGCAAGCGCCGCGCGGAGATCGCCGAGGAGCTGGATGCCGCTCTGCGGCGGACCGGGCTCTTCCTCCTGCGCGGTCACGGGGTCCCGGAGGAGCTGACCCGTCGGATGCGCCTCGAAGGGCGCGCGTTCTTCGGCCTGCCCACGGAGACGAAGGGCCGGTACGCGGTGAGCCGCCCCTACGACAACGGGTACCGGGGTCTGGGTGCGCTGGAGGTGGGCGCCATCGACGGCAATCCCGGGACACCGGACCTGCACGAGGCCTACCACGTCGGCCCGTCCCACAGGACCGGCGAGGAAGCGTTCGACACGCTGTACTACCCGGAGAACAAGTGGCCTGCGGAACTGCCCGAACTGCGCGACGTGGCACTGGAGTACACCGAGCACATGACGCGCATCTCCCTGGAGGTGCTGGAGGTGCTGGCGGCGGTCCTCGGGCTGCCCCGTGATCACTTCACCGGGCAGTCCACGCGCGCGACCTGGACGCAGAACGTCAACTGGTACCCCTCGCTCCGCACGGTCGGCAGCGTGCGGGAGGGACAGATGCGGGTCGGCCCGCACACGGACTTCGGCACCCTGAGCCTGTTGGACCGCCAGCAGGGGGTAGGGGGTCTGGAGGTCTGGAACGAGGAGGACGGCTGGTTCGCGCCGCCGTTCGAGGCGGGCACGCTGGTGGTGAATCTCGGGGACCTGATGAACCTGTGGTCGGACGGCCGTTGGCGTTCGCTGCGGCACCGGGTGCTCGCGCCCAGCGACAAGGCGCCGGACGAGGAACTCGTCTCGCTCGTCTACTTCTTCGAAGCCGACCCCGACGCGGAGATCGTTCCGCTCGCCGCCCCTGTCGGTGGCGGCGAGCGGATGAGCCCGGTGATCGCCGGTGAGTCGATCCTGGAGAAGGTGGGGGTCACCCTCAACCTGCCGGGGTGA
- a CDS encoding SDR family oxidoreductase → MRTLIVGSGFVGRALAHDAVRAGGTALLASRNPPEARDDGLPPPDWTRLDITEPGAFREVLGRSGADAVVLVHGPSDVTWCTQHPDAAMAGHAGAAMEVVEAAGDRRVVLISTDNVFDGASGTPDETTPTRPGNTYGRAKLAAEKIVSDAADATVLRVSLIYGWEPATVPKWLNFFASCVHKLRAGLPVEAPFDQWTTPVLLDDVVTVTAALTRADSVPPLLHLGGPEEISRADWAAVIAAGLGVTGDLVVPVPRAGGRYADRPARSCLASGLLSVHPSTAGLTVRGVREGTRFLLERAARTAGR, encoded by the coding sequence GTGCGCACACTCATCGTCGGTAGCGGATTCGTGGGGCGCGCCCTGGCCCATGACGCCGTGCGCGCGGGCGGGACGGCCCTGCTCGCCTCGCGCAACCCGCCGGAGGCGAGGGACGACGGTCTGCCGCCTCCTGACTGGACCCGTCTGGACATCACCGAACCCGGTGCGTTCCGAGAGGTTCTCGGCCGCTCGGGCGCCGACGCCGTCGTGCTGGTGCACGGGCCGTCGGACGTCACCTGGTGCACACAGCATCCGGATGCCGCGATGGCGGGGCACGCCGGCGCGGCCATGGAGGTGGTCGAGGCTGCCGGGGACCGGCGCGTCGTGCTGATCTCCACCGACAACGTCTTCGACGGCGCGTCCGGGACGCCCGACGAGACGACACCCACCCGGCCCGGAAACACCTACGGCCGGGCGAAGTTGGCGGCGGAGAAGATCGTGTCCGACGCCGCGGACGCCACGGTGCTGAGGGTGAGTCTGATCTACGGCTGGGAGCCGGCCACGGTGCCGAAGTGGCTGAACTTCTTCGCGTCCTGCGTGCACAAACTGCGGGCGGGCCTGCCGGTGGAAGCGCCCTTCGACCAGTGGACCACTCCGGTGCTGCTCGACGACGTGGTGACGGTGACGGCCGCCCTCACCCGGGCGGATTCCGTTCCGCCCCTGCTGCATCTCGGCGGTCCCGAGGAGATCTCGCGGGCGGACTGGGCGGCAGTCATCGCCGCTGGGCTCGGGGTCACCGGGGATCTGGTGGTGCCCGTTCCCCGGGCCGGAGGCCGGTACGCGGACCGTCCGGCCCGCTCCTGCCTGGCGAGCGGTCTGCTGTCCGTCCATCCCAGCACTGCGGGGCTGACGGTGCGGGGCGTGCGCGAGGGCACCCGTTTCCTCCTGGAACGGGCCGCGCGGACGGCGGGCCGGTGA